A window of Piliocolobus tephrosceles isolate RC106 chromosome 13, ASM277652v3, whole genome shotgun sequence contains these coding sequences:
- the LOC111525865 gene encoding uncharacterized protein LOC111525865 — protein sequence MRGSVEGAAHRAALLAAWRVPVPKWQRQASCLQSPSLGQPERNKHPAPRSTPAATQSSSLRMRRFQGHRKEENLRADGGEGDLQVQDTSAHPHSAWHRSCGISPQRTVSTLERLKLTRCANSPTFAGPLAGDLSLPFRQGVAVTEGSGIPEQSRRQREARATPSPETLPRNSSQRRRRIGATVPQHHAVGGTFL from the coding sequence ATGCGTGGCTCCGTGGAGGGCGCGGCGCACCGTGCAGCATTACTCGCAGCGTGGAGAGTTCCAGTTCCCAAATGGCAGCGTCAGGCAAGCTGCCTCCAATCCCCCTCCCTCGGACaaccagaaagaaacaaacaCCCAGCGCCCAGATCCACACCAGCAGCAACCCAGAGCTCGAGTCTGAGGATGAGACGGTTCCAGGGccacagaaaagaggaaaacctCCGGGCAGATGGGGGGGAAGGAGACCTCCAGGTTCAGGACACCTCCGCCCACCCACATTCGGCCTGGCACCGATCCTGCGGAATCTCTCCCCAGCGCACAGTTTCTACACTGGAACGACTGAAGCTGACGCGGTGCGCCAACTCCCCCACCTTCGCGGGTCCCCTGGCAGGAGACCTGTCCTTGCCTTTCCGCCAGGGTGTGGCTGTGACTGAAGGGAGCGGCATCCCTGAGCAGAGTCGGAGACAGAGAGAGGCGAGGGCCACTCCCAGCCCGGAAACTCTGCCCCGTAACTCCAGCCAAAGGAGACGCCGCATAGGAGCGACTGTTCCGCAGCACCATGCTGTAGGAGGGACATTCCTCTGA